Genomic segment of Candidatus Chlorohelix allophototropha:
ACACATAACGTACAATCCAACGCAAACCACCGCTCAGTATCCGCCGCAAAACGGTGCGGTGTGCTTCCTGTGAGCCACTAGCAGCCCGCGAACCTACCGCGACATCATATTTTTCTTTATCGAGCTTAGCCAACAACTTATTGAGTTCTTCAACCGGAGTGGAGTTATCGGCATCATCGAAAAGAATGAATTTGCCACGCGCCGCCAGCATCCCTCGCCTAACTGCGCTGCCTTTCCCGCCATTTTTTTCTGCTACCAACACTCGCAGATTCGCCAACCCAAGCTCTTTGATAAGCTTGACAGTGTTATCTTTTGAACCATCGTCAGCGATAATTAATTCCCAATCGTAACCAAAGCTGCAAACGTGCGAAGCTATCGCGCCAATTGTAGGCACAATCCGTTCTTCTTCATTATATGCAGGGATGACTATGGAGAGGTAAGGTTCGCCCTGGATAGCAACTGTTTTCCAACGTTCGTATGCATCGTAGCTCATTTTTAGCGCCCCTTAAAAACTAAATGTGATTATATTTTTAAATAATAACGCGGTTGTGTTACGGCATTTTTACAATATTATTACTCTAATATTAAGAATATTAATACCTCTTTAACTTTTTCGATAAAACCCAATGCTTGATATTATTTTATTACTACATACCATTTAGAACAATTGATATTGTAAAAGTTTAATATTTTTTTAATGCCTGAAGATAAATCCATATTGCTTGTCGATAGGTTATAAGCAGGCTACTTACTGAAAAATCGGATAGTAAGCGAAGCAATCTGTGCGCTTGGAATTGACTCCCCTTTCCGGTTGTGTTAAAAAAACCCTACCACTTTTTGCAGCCAATATATATTTCGCAACATTTAATAAAAGGTATTACTTTCACGCTCAGTTTGTGTTTAAGAAACCTAGAGTTTTGGGCACTTATTCCAATAACTATGGTCAAAATCTTAGCGTTAATTGGTATAATGTAATACCGCCTTTATGGTGACGATGATGTCAGACGAATTATTTAATGATACATTCGTAATAAGGAAGGGAATAAAATGGGAGACCAATTTACACCTACAAAAGATGAGAAATTTACTTTTGGTCTTTGGACAGTAGGTAATAGAGGAAGAGACCCCTTTGGCGAAGCGGTGCGCGATACCATTTCGCCAATTCGCAGTCTAGAAAAGCTCTCAAAACTGGGAGCATGGGGCGTAAATCTGCATGATAACGACCTCGTACCTTTTGGAGCAAGCCTTCAAGAGCGCAACCGGATTGTGAAAGAGTTCAAGAAAGCATTAGATGATACCGGAATGGTAGTGCCAATGGCTACCACCAATCTTTTTTACCATCCCGTTTTCAAGGATGGCGCCTTCACCAGCAATGATAAGCGTGTACGCCACTATGCGCTACAGAAAACCATGCAAGCAATGGATTTGGGTGCAGAAATAGGCGCAGAAATTTATGTGTTCTGGGGAGGGCGTGAAGGCACTGAGGTTGATGCCTCTAAAGATGCACGTGAAGCAATTAAACGAATGCGCGAGGCAATGAATTTCCTGTGCCACTATAACATTGATATGGGCTATGGCTATAAGTTTGCGCTAGAAGCGAAACCAAACGAACCCCGCAGCGACATTTATTTCCCTACCACCGGACATATGCTGGCGTTTATTGAAACGTTGGATCACGCTGATATGGTAGGCGTTAACCCTGAAGTAGCGCATGAGCAAATGAGCGGGTTAAATTTCTACCATGTAGTCGCGCAAGCAATCGAAGCGGGAAAATTATTCCATATTGATCTGAACGACCAAAAACCCGGTCGCTATGATCAAGATTTGCGCTTTAGC
This window contains:
- a CDS encoding dolichyl-phosphate beta-glucosyltransferase; amino-acid sequence: MSYDAYERWKTVAIQGEPYLSIVIPAYNEEERIVPTIGAIASHVCSFGYDWELIIADDGSKDNTVKLIKELGLANLRVLVAEKNGGKGSAVRRGMLAARGKFILFDDADNSTPVEELNKLLAKLDKEKYDVAVGSRAASGSQEAHRTVLRRILSGGLRWIVRYVFRIGVRDTQCGFKLFTKQAAHRLYAAQTISGFSFDLEILYLSSKLGYKIAEVPVEWVDAPGSKVDTSKEVQRFLRDLVKIKMNDIKGVYSNA
- the xylA gene encoding xylose isomerase, whose amino-acid sequence is MGDQFTPTKDEKFTFGLWTVGNRGRDPFGEAVRDTISPIRSLEKLSKLGAWGVNLHDNDLVPFGASLQERNRIVKEFKKALDDTGMVVPMATTNLFYHPVFKDGAFTSNDKRVRHYALQKTMQAMDLGAEIGAEIYVFWGGREGTEVDASKDAREAIKRMREAMNFLCHYNIDMGYGYKFALEAKPNEPRSDIYFPTTGHMLAFIETLDHADMVGVNPEVAHEQMSGLNFYHVVAQAIEAGKLFHIDLNDQKPGRYDQDLRFSSESIKSMFYLVKLLEESGYNGPRHFDAHAYRSEDEEGVWAFAHGCMRSYMILKDKARRFEEDPEIQGILKELKSLGSDSPFDTANYNSATAEALKAASFDIDNIAKLGLMYEQLDQLVIDLLLGIR